One Bacillus amyloliquefaciens DSM 7 = ATCC 23350 DNA window includes the following coding sequences:
- the katA gene encoding catalase KatA, whose amino-acid sequence MSSNKLTTSWGAPVGDNQNSITAGDRGPTLIQDVHLLEKLAHFNRERVPERVVHAKGAGAHGYFEVTNDVTKYTKAAFLSEVGKRTPLFIRFSTVAGELGSSDTVRDPRGFAVKFYTEDGNYDIVGNNTPVFFIRDAIKFPDFIHTQKRDPRTHLKNPTAVWDFWSLSPESLHQVTILMSDRGIPATLRHMHGFGSHTFKWTNDKGEGVWIKYHFKTEQGVKNLDVNTAAKLAGENPDYHTEDLFNAIENGDFPAWKLYVQIMPLEDANTYRFDPFDVTKVWSQKDYPLIEVGRMVLDRNPENYFAEVEQATFSPGTLVPGIDVSPDKMLQGRLFAYHDAHRYRVGANHQALPINRSRNEVKNYQRDGQMRFDDNGGRSVYYEPNSFGGPKESPEDKQAAYPVSGLADSVSYDHHDHYTQAGDLYRLMSEEERARLVANIVSAMEPVEKEEIKLRQIGHFYKADPEYGRRVAEGLGLPLPK is encoded by the coding sequence ATGAGTTCAAATAAATTAACAACCAGCTGGGGCGCTCCTGTGGGAGATAACCAAAACTCAATAACGGCCGGCGATCGCGGCCCCACTTTAATACAAGACGTCCATCTGCTTGAGAAATTGGCGCACTTTAACAGAGAACGCGTTCCAGAGCGTGTCGTTCACGCAAAAGGCGCGGGGGCACACGGTTATTTTGAAGTCACAAATGACGTGACAAAATATACGAAAGCCGCATTTCTGTCAGAAGTCGGTAAACGCACACCGCTCTTTATCCGTTTCTCAACCGTTGCAGGCGAACTGGGCTCTAGTGACACAGTGCGCGACCCGCGCGGATTTGCCGTTAAGTTTTATACAGAAGACGGAAACTACGACATCGTCGGAAACAATACGCCAGTATTCTTCATCCGTGATGCCATCAAGTTCCCTGACTTTATCCATACACAAAAAAGAGATCCGAGAACACATCTGAAAAACCCGACGGCCGTTTGGGATTTCTGGTCTCTGTCACCGGAATCACTGCACCAGGTAACCATTCTGATGTCAGACCGGGGCATTCCGGCAACCCTTCGCCATATGCACGGATTCGGAAGCCATACATTTAAATGGACAAATGATAAAGGCGAAGGCGTCTGGATTAAATATCACTTTAAAACAGAACAAGGCGTGAAAAACCTTGATGTCAATACAGCCGCAAAACTCGCGGGCGAAAATCCTGATTACCATACGGAAGATTTATTCAATGCGATTGAAAACGGCGATTTCCCCGCATGGAAATTATATGTTCAAATCATGCCGTTAGAAGACGCAAACACATACCGCTTTGATCCGTTTGATGTCACAAAAGTATGGTCTCAAAAAGACTATCCGCTAATTGAAGTCGGCCGCATGGTTCTGGACCGCAATCCGGAAAATTACTTTGCTGAAGTAGAACAGGCGACATTCTCTCCCGGAACATTAGTCCCGGGCATCGACGTCTCACCTGACAAAATGCTTCAAGGCCGATTGTTCGCATATCATGACGCACATCGCTACCGTGTCGGCGCAAACCATCAGGCGCTGCCGATCAACCGTTCCCGCAATGAAGTGAAAAACTATCAGCGTGACGGACAAATGCGTTTTGACGATAACGGCGGCCGCTCCGTCTATTATGAGCCTAACAGCTTCGGAGGACCGAAAGAATCACCTGAGGATAAACAGGCGGCATACCCTGTATCAGGTTTGGCAGACAGTGTAAGCTATGATCATCATGATCATTACACACAAGCCGGCGACCTGTACCGCCTGATGAGCGAGGAGGAACGCGCACGCCTTGTCGCCAATATCGTCAGTGCGATGGAACCTGTGGAAAAAGAAGAAATTAAGCTGCGCCAAATCGGCCACTTCTACAAGGCTGATCCTGAATACGGCAGACGCGTTGCCGAAGGACTCGGACTGCCCTTACCAAAATAA
- the rpsN gene encoding 30S ribosomal protein S14: MAKRSKAVKELKRQKLVEQYADIRRELKAKGDWEALSKLPRDSAPARLHNRCAVTGRPRGYMRKFKLSRIAFRELAHKGRIPGVKKASW, encoded by the coding sequence ATGGCTAAAAGATCAAAAGCGGTCAAAGAACTCAAGCGGCAGAAGCTTGTTGAACAATATGCGGACATCAGAAGAGAATTAAAGGCAAAAGGAGACTGGGAAGCGTTGAGCAAACTGCCGCGTGATTCTGCTCCGGCCAGGCTTCATAACCGCTGTGCGGTGACGGGTCGGCCCCGCGGATATATGAGGAAATTTAAATTGTCCAGAATTGCATTCAGGGAGCTGGCCCATAAAGGCCGGATTCCCGGGGTGAAAAAAGCGAGCTGGTAA
- a CDS encoding amidase domain-containing protein, with product MKHIIEDLAEARLHYLVNGTEMRQNGPAGDLEALTRKKELLEKRKVDIVKAKAKAVIVNSSLEDDGTLCVLYTIHFEYLCKEQDGHLYLEEQIEERTAFLYDQLLIKDREVKKKPAGFSDGNSVIEYERSEREDFGRAFQYDRLAAVQYAEKFWNKRNPAYKNFSDNCTNFISQCLHAGKAPMRGHPNRGSGWWMKQSSWSYSWTVAHSMKMYLAQSKAGLRAVQVSSAEELMPGDVICYDFEGDGRFNHTTIVVAKDKSNMPLVNAQTYDSRMRYWSYEDSTAYTPSIRYAFFHITDDTTKE from the coding sequence TTGAAGCATATTATTGAAGATTTAGCGGAGGCCCGGCTTCATTATTTAGTCAACGGAACCGAGATGAGGCAGAATGGACCGGCCGGCGATCTTGAAGCCCTGACGAGAAAAAAAGAGCTGCTTGAAAAACGGAAAGTTGACATCGTTAAAGCGAAGGCGAAAGCCGTCATTGTCAACAGCAGTCTTGAGGACGACGGCACGTTATGCGTATTGTACACGATTCATTTCGAATATTTGTGCAAGGAGCAGGACGGACATCTTTATTTAGAAGAGCAGATTGAGGAACGGACTGCATTTCTCTATGATCAGCTGCTGATTAAAGATCGGGAAGTAAAGAAAAAACCGGCTGGATTTTCTGACGGAAACAGCGTAATCGAATATGAGCGGAGTGAACGGGAAGATTTCGGGAGGGCATTTCAATACGACCGTCTGGCTGCCGTTCAGTACGCGGAAAAGTTTTGGAATAAACGAAACCCCGCTTATAAAAATTTCAGCGACAATTGCACAAATTTTATTTCGCAATGTTTGCATGCCGGAAAAGCGCCGATGCGCGGGCATCCGAACAGAGGCTCAGGCTGGTGGATGAAGCAAAGTTCATGGAGCTACAGCTGGACGGTCGCGCATTCCATGAAGATGTATCTGGCTCAATCAAAGGCCGGTCTTCGCGCGGTGCAGGTGTCAAGCGCCGAAGAACTGATGCCCGGGGATGTGATTTGCTATGATTTTGAAGGAGACGGCCGTTTTAATCATACGACGATTGTCGTCGCAAAAGATAAAAGCAATATGCCGCTTGTCAATGCCCAAACGTATGACAGCAGAATGAGATATTGGTCATATGAGGATTCAACGGCGTATACTCCTTCCATCAGATATGCGTTTTTTCATATTACGGATGATACGACAAAAGAGTAA
- a CDS encoding amidohydrolase family protein: MLFRQHFKPVDIHGHLPYSLYFGKNDKTFSDYNQERSDRMNLTWDFPDPRDADGDDGETPLMTKWENELNKYGIDVLNFLTAESNDRMAAFIQANPAKFTGFAYHPLEREDAYEELKRAVEELGLRGYKLFGPLTDIDFHDPSLKKLWTYLADKRLPVLIHFGLLGRAGGIVSHRNINPLSIYRVAREYADIPFIIPHFGAGYYQELLQLCWSCPNVYIDTSGSNQWMRWMPYPLDLEILFRKTSELIGAERIIFGTDSNGFPRGYVYRYLQEQVRTCREINMREEDIEKIFGNNARTLLKIARPQKEVNT; the protein is encoded by the coding sequence ATGCTTTTCCGGCAGCATTTTAAACCTGTCGATATTCACGGTCATCTGCCGTACAGCCTTTATTTCGGCAAAAACGATAAAACATTTTCCGATTATAACCAAGAGCGTTCAGACAGAATGAATCTTACCTGGGATTTTCCTGATCCGCGTGATGCTGATGGCGATGACGGAGAAACCCCTTTGATGACAAAGTGGGAGAATGAATTAAATAAGTACGGCATCGATGTGCTGAATTTTTTAACAGCGGAGAGCAATGACCGGATGGCGGCGTTTATTCAAGCCAATCCCGCGAAATTTACCGGATTTGCATATCACCCTTTGGAGCGGGAGGATGCGTATGAAGAGCTGAAAAGAGCGGTTGAAGAGCTCGGTTTGAGAGGGTATAAACTGTTCGGTCCGCTGACAGACATCGATTTTCATGATCCTTCGCTGAAAAAGCTTTGGACGTATTTGGCTGATAAAAGGCTGCCTGTACTCATTCACTTCGGGCTTTTAGGAAGGGCCGGGGGCATTGTCAGCCACCGCAACATCAATCCGCTCTCCATCTATCGCGTCGCGAGAGAGTATGCTGATATCCCGTTCATCATTCCGCATTTCGGCGCCGGATATTATCAGGAACTGCTTCAGCTGTGCTGGAGCTGCCCGAATGTGTATATTGACACGTCCGGTTCAAACCAGTGGATGAGGTGGATGCCGTATCCGCTTGATTTGGAAATTCTGTTTCGGAAGACATCCGAATTAATCGGTGCTGAACGCATCATCTTCGGGACGGATTCAAACGGTTTTCCGCGGGGATATGTATACAGATATCTTCAGGAGCAAGTCAGGACCTGCCGGGAAATCAATATGCGGGAAGAAGATATAGAAAAAATTTTCGGAAACAATGCGCGAACATTATTGAAAATCGCCCGGCCGCAAAAGGAAGTAAATACGTGA
- the ssuD gene encoding FMNH2-dependent alkanesulfonate monooxygenase: MEILWFIPTHGDGRYLGTQTGGRTADHLYFKQVAQAADRLGYTGVLLPTGRSCEDPWLTAAALAGETRDLKFLVAVRPGLMQPSVAARMASTMDRLSDGRLLVNVVAGGDPYELAGDGMFISHDERYKATEEFLTVWRGLMRGETVTYEGDHIKVENSNLLFSPKQTPHPPLYFGGSSQAGIEAAVKHTDVYLTWGEPPEQVKEKIETVKKQAAKEGRTMRFGIRLHVIVRETEEEAWEAAERLISHLDEETIAKAQAALRRADSSGQKRMADLHNGDRTKLEISPNLWAGIGLVRGGAGTALVGDPQTVADRILEYQALGIESFIFSGYPHLEEAYYLAELVFPLLPFQNERTKKLEHRLGEAMGNDHFAKRRSE; encoded by the coding sequence ATGGAAATTCTTTGGTTTATTCCGACGCATGGAGACGGCCGGTATTTAGGGACGCAAACGGGAGGTAGAACGGCGGATCATCTTTATTTTAAGCAAGTGGCGCAGGCGGCAGACAGACTCGGATATACGGGGGTTCTTTTGCCGACGGGGAGGTCATGTGAAGACCCGTGGCTGACGGCTGCGGCTTTAGCGGGAGAAACGAGGGATTTAAAATTTTTAGTGGCGGTCCGCCCGGGATTGATGCAGCCATCTGTCGCCGCGAGAATGGCGTCGACAATGGACCGGCTCTCAGACGGCCGTTTGCTCGTAAATGTCGTAGCGGGCGGAGACCCTTATGAACTGGCGGGAGACGGCATGTTTATCAGTCACGATGAACGTTATAAGGCGACTGAAGAATTTTTGACCGTCTGGCGCGGACTCATGCGGGGCGAAACGGTGACATATGAAGGGGACCATATTAAAGTGGAAAACAGCAATCTGCTGTTTTCGCCAAAACAGACACCGCATCCCCCATTATATTTCGGCGGTTCATCACAAGCGGGAATTGAGGCTGCGGTGAAACATACAGATGTGTATTTAACATGGGGGGAGCCGCCGGAGCAGGTAAAAGAAAAGATTGAAACCGTTAAAAAACAGGCCGCCAAAGAAGGAAGGACGATGCGTTTTGGCATCAGGCTTCACGTGATTGTCCGGGAGACAGAAGAAGAGGCATGGGAAGCAGCTGAACGATTAATCAGCCATTTAGACGAAGAGACGATTGCGAAAGCGCAGGCTGCGCTGCGACGCGCTGATTCTTCAGGACAAAAACGGATGGCCGATCTTCATAACGGTGACCGGACGAAGCTTGAGATCAGCCCGAATCTCTGGGCCGGCATCGGGCTGGTCAGAGGCGGAGCGGGCACGGCGCTTGTCGGTGACCCGCAGACCGTCGCTGATCGTATTTTAGAGTATCAGGCACTCGGCATTGAGTCGTTCATCTTTTCTGGCTACCCGCATCTGGAAGAAGCTTATTATCTGGCTGAGCTTGTTTTTCCGCTTCTGCCGTTTCAGAATGAGCGGACTAAAAAACTTGAGCACCGACTGGGCGAAGCAATGGGCAACGACCATTTTGCAAAGCGACGGTCTGAATAA
- the queG gene encoding tRNA epoxyqueuosine(34) reductase QueG yields the protein MNIHKLKEELIEYAKSIGVDKIGFTTADTFDSLRDRLILQESLGYLSGFEEPDIEKRVTPSLLLPKAKSIVAIALAYPSKMKDAPRSTRDGRRGIFCRASWGKDYHDVLREKLDLLENFLQSKHEDIRTKSMVDTGELSDRAVAERAGIGFSAKNCMITTPEYGSYVYLAEMITNLPFEPDVPIEDMCGSCTKCLDACPTGALVNPGQLNAQRCISFLTQTKGFLPDEFRTKIGNRLYGCDTCQTVCPINKGKDFHLHPQMEPDPEIAKPLLKPLLTISNREFKEKFGHVSGSWRGKKPIQRNAILALAHFKDASSLPELTALMHQDPRPVIRGTAAWAIGKIGDQEYAAELEKALYKEQDEEAIQEIKKGLELLSVSDKTKTGQS from the coding sequence ATGAATATCCATAAACTGAAAGAGGAATTAATCGAATACGCCAAAAGCATCGGAGTCGACAAAATCGGGTTTACGACGGCTGATACATTCGACAGTCTGAGGGACCGGCTGATTCTTCAGGAATCACTCGGCTATTTATCCGGCTTTGAAGAACCGGATATTGAAAAACGGGTCACACCGTCTTTGCTTCTGCCGAAAGCCAAATCGATCGTCGCCATCGCCCTTGCCTATCCTTCCAAAATGAAAGATGCGCCAAGGAGCACGAGGGACGGCCGGCGCGGCATTTTTTGCAGAGCTTCCTGGGGAAAGGATTATCATGACGTTCTGCGGGAAAAGCTTGATCTGCTGGAGAATTTTCTTCAAAGCAAACATGAAGATATCCGCACCAAGTCAATGGTGGATACAGGAGAATTGTCCGACAGGGCCGTGGCTGAACGGGCGGGAATCGGCTTCAGCGCCAAAAACTGCATGATCACCACACCTGAATACGGCTCTTACGTATATCTGGCTGAGATGATCACAAATCTGCCTTTTGAACCGGATGTGCCGATTGAAGATATGTGCGGCTCATGCACGAAATGTTTAGACGCATGCCCGACCGGCGCACTCGTCAATCCCGGACAGCTTAACGCCCAGCGCTGTATTTCATTCCTTACCCAGACAAAGGGATTTTTGCCGGATGAGTTCCGCACGAAAATCGGAAACCGTCTGTATGGCTGTGACACGTGCCAGACGGTCTGTCCGATTAATAAAGGGAAAGATTTTCATCTTCATCCGCAGATGGAGCCCGACCCGGAAATCGCAAAGCCGCTGTTAAAGCCGCTTTTGACCATAAGCAACCGTGAATTCAAAGAAAAATTCGGACATGTATCAGGCTCATGGCGCGGCAAGAAGCCGATTCAGCGGAATGCCATTTTGGCATTGGCCCATTTCAAAGATGCATCGTCTCTTCCTGAATTAACGGCCTTGATGCACCAAGACCCGCGCCCTGTCATCAGGGGAACGGCCGCTTGGGCCATCGGGAAAATCGGTGATCAGGAATATGCAGCGGAATTAGAAAAAGCGCTTTATAAAGAGCAGGATGAGGAAGCCATACAGGAAATTAAAAAGGGACTGGAACTGCTATCGGTTTCTGATAAGACTAAAACCGGCCAGTCCTGA
- the trmL gene encoding tRNA (uridine(34)/cytosine(34)/5-carboxymethylaminomethyluridine(34)-2'-O)-methyltransferase TrmL produces MNIVALHVVLYQPEIPANTGNIARTCAATDTTLHLIRPLGFSTDDKMLKRAGLDYWEFVNVVYHDSLDELFEAYENGKFFFITKFGQKPHTSFDYSNTEEDVFFVFGRETSGLPKELIENNMDRCLRLPMTEHVRSLNLSNTAAILVYEALRQQNYRDLT; encoded by the coding sequence GTGAACATCGTGGCATTACATGTCGTTTTATATCAACCCGAAATCCCGGCCAATACGGGAAATATCGCACGTACTTGTGCGGCAACAGACACAACGCTTCATTTGATCCGCCCGCTCGGATTCTCAACCGATGATAAAATGCTGAAGCGCGCCGGACTCGATTACTGGGAGTTCGTCAACGTCGTATATCATGATTCATTGGACGAATTATTTGAGGCATATGAGAACGGAAAGTTTTTCTTCATTACAAAATTCGGGCAAAAGCCGCATACATCGTTTGACTACTCAAATACGGAGGAAGATGTTTTCTTCGTATTCGGCAGAGAAACGAGCGGACTTCCGAAAGAATTGATCGAAAACAATATGGACCGCTGCCTGCGTCTTCCGATGACCGAGCATGTGAGATCATTAAACCTGTCCAACACTGCCGCGATTCTTGTCTATGAAGCGCTGCGCCAGCAAAATTACAGAGATTTGACCTGA
- a CDS encoding ABC transporter permease: MMKAEASTAAGAISQSEKKAPAKPRRYSYQWMKGVVLPAAVIAVWQFIASLGIVSATVLPSPVIILQTFQELLLSGELWGHLEISLYRAAAGFLLGAGLGLVFGLLVGFSKRTEAYLDPSLQMLRTVPHLAVTPLFILWFGFDETSKILLIALGAFFPVYINTFLGIRGVDAKLFDVARVLEFNWYQQMTKLILPASLPNILLGIRLSLGIAWLGLVVAELMGSSEGVGYMIMDARQFSQTNKVFVGIIIFAAVGKLTDALVRMLERKLLKWRNSYEG, translated from the coding sequence ATAATGAAAGCAGAAGCATCAACGGCTGCCGGCGCAATAAGCCAATCAGAAAAGAAAGCTCCGGCAAAGCCCCGGCGGTATTCATATCAATGGATGAAAGGGGTTGTACTCCCGGCTGCGGTCATCGCAGTATGGCAGTTTATCGCAAGTCTGGGCATCGTCTCAGCCACGGTGCTCCCGTCACCTGTCATCATTTTGCAGACTTTTCAGGAACTTCTTCTGTCAGGAGAGCTTTGGGGTCATTTAGAGATCAGCTTATACCGGGCGGCTGCCGGATTTCTGCTTGGTGCTGGCCTCGGACTTGTTTTCGGGCTGCTGGTCGGTTTCTCAAAACGGACGGAAGCCTATCTTGATCCGTCTCTGCAAATGCTCAGAACTGTTCCGCACTTGGCTGTGACTCCGCTGTTTATTTTGTGGTTCGGATTTGATGAGACTTCAAAAATTCTGCTGATCGCATTGGGGGCTTTTTTCCCCGTGTATATTAATACGTTTCTCGGCATCCGCGGTGTGGACGCGAAGCTGTTTGATGTCGCAAGGGTGCTGGAATTTAACTGGTATCAGCAGATGACGAAATTGATTCTTCCGGCTTCCCTGCCGAATATACTGCTCGGCATCAGGCTCTCTCTCGGTATTGCGTGGCTCGGTCTTGTGGTGGCGGAACTTATGGGATCGAGTGAGGGCGTCGGCTATATGATTATGGATGCGAGACAATTTTCACAGACAAATAAGGTGTTTGTCGGCATTATCATTTTTGCGGCTGTCGGCAAGCTGACAGATGCGCTGGTCAGAATGCTCGAACGGAAACTCTTAAAATGGCGGAACAGTTATGAAGGATAA
- a CDS encoding ABC transporter ATP-binding protein: MAVTISIQEKAFEHEGRKTPVLNDIELSIASGEFLTVIGPSGCGKSTLLKLIAGLDTDYEGSVTINGRDVSGPGIRQGFIFQEHRLFPWLTVKQNIAADLNINDPAVRQKVDDLIEVVRLQGAENAYPRELSGGMSQRVAIARALLREPEVLLLDEPFGALDAFTRKHLQDVLLDIWREKKTTMILVTHDIDESVYLGDKLAILKAKPGRLHSLMPIQLPHPRNRTSADFQDVRQKVLSEFEKTEDLRFADGSGI, encoded by the coding sequence ATGGCTGTAACCATCAGCATACAAGAAAAAGCATTTGAGCATGAAGGCCGGAAAACACCGGTGCTGAATGATATTGAACTGTCAATTGCATCGGGAGAATTTTTGACTGTGATCGGGCCGAGCGGATGCGGCAAAAGCACGCTTTTAAAATTGATTGCCGGGCTTGATACCGATTATGAAGGCTCTGTCACAATAAACGGCCGCGATGTGTCGGGACCGGGCATCCGGCAGGGATTTATCTTTCAGGAGCATCGGCTGTTTCCCTGGCTGACGGTAAAACAAAACATTGCTGCCGACCTCAATATCAACGACCCGGCCGTTCGTCAAAAAGTGGATGATCTGATTGAGGTTGTCAGGCTGCAGGGAGCGGAGAACGCTTATCCGCGCGAACTATCCGGCGGCATGTCGCAGCGGGTCGCCATCGCCAGAGCCCTGTTGCGTGAGCCGGAGGTGCTGCTTTTAGATGAACCGTTCGGAGCGCTTGACGCCTTTACGAGAAAACATTTGCAGGATGTGCTGCTTGATATATGGCGCGAGAAAAAAACGACGATGATTCTGGTCACGCATGATATTGATGAATCCGTTTATTTAGGCGATAAGCTGGCGATTCTCAAGGCAAAGCCCGGCCGGCTGCACAGTCTGATGCCGATTCAGCTTCCGCATCCGCGCAATCGTACGTCAGCTGATTTTCAGGACGTCAGGCAGAAGGTGCTTTCTGAGTTTGAGAAAACGGAAGACCTCCGGTTTGCGGATGGATCTGGAATATAG
- a CDS encoding aliphatic sulfonate ABC transporter substrate-binding protein, whose amino-acid sequence MKKTIILLAAAVMMLTGCSAHGAGGSGKTVKEIRIGIQQSLSPLLIAKEKGWFEEAFKKDGIKVKWVEFQSGPPQFEGLAADKLDFSQVGNSPVISGQAAGIDFKEIGLSQDGLKANGILVNKDSGIQSLQELKGKKIAVAKGSSGFDFLYKALDKAGLSADDVTIIQLQPDEAVSAFENKSVDAWSIWEPYLSIETLQHGAEMLANGESTDLYSPGFTLVRTGFSKEHPDGVVRFLKVFNKAVTWQKEHKDEDVSLYAKIKNLDPSVVRNVLNNTEPLNEPINDDIVKAQQETADFQYQTKAIQKKIDVKDVVDNSFIQKALKTGGGK is encoded by the coding sequence GTGAAAAAAACCATTATTCTTTTAGCCGCAGCAGTCATGATGTTAACCGGATGCAGTGCCCACGGAGCGGGAGGGAGCGGGAAAACGGTGAAAGAAATCCGGATCGGCATCCAGCAGAGTTTAAGCCCGCTTCTCATTGCAAAGGAAAAGGGCTGGTTTGAAGAGGCCTTCAAAAAAGACGGAATAAAGGTAAAATGGGTCGAATTCCAAAGCGGTCCCCCGCAATTCGAAGGTCTTGCCGCCGATAAGCTTGATTTTTCTCAGGTCGGCAACTCACCGGTCATTTCCGGTCAAGCGGCAGGAATTGATTTTAAAGAGATCGGGCTGTCTCAGGACGGGTTAAAAGCAAACGGCATTCTTGTAAACAAAGACAGCGGGATTCAGAGCCTGCAAGAATTAAAGGGGAAAAAAATCGCCGTAGCCAAAGGCAGCAGCGGCTTTGATTTTCTCTATAAAGCGTTGGATAAAGCCGGACTTTCCGCCGATGACGTCACCATCATCCAGCTTCAGCCTGATGAGGCGGTTTCCGCTTTCGAAAACAAATCAGTTGATGCGTGGTCCATTTGGGAACCGTATTTGTCGATTGAGACGCTGCAGCACGGCGCGGAAATGTTGGCGAACGGAGAAAGCACAGATTTATATTCTCCCGGTTTCACGTTAGTCAGAACGGGATTTTCCAAAGAGCACCCGGATGGGGTTGTCCGTTTTCTGAAAGTGTTCAATAAGGCAGTTACATGGCAAAAGGAACATAAAGATGAAGATGTCTCCTTATATGCGAAAATCAAAAATCTTGATCCATCAGTCGTAAGAAACGTGCTCAACAATACTGAGCCTCTCAATGAACCGATCAATGATGATATAGTCAAAGCCCAGCAGGAAACCGCGGATTTTCAATATCAGACAAAGGCGATTCAAAAGAAAATTGATGTAAAGGACGTTGTCGACAATTCATTTATCCAAAAGGCGCTTAAAACGGGGGGCGGTAAATAA
- a CDS encoding YhbD family protein, with translation MEEQLISKKELLEETSISYGQLYRWKRKNLIPEEWFIRKSTFTGQETFFPRAEILKRISKIQKMKENLSLDEMREMLSPQMADVNITFAELLQKGLISKAALQVYGEGGVTFTARALLSLYVLEGLLQSGNINLDEGKMAAEVLKVYEDSELKANTELVMLRKLGVTTCFISDAEHILFEPSVKVVERVALAAASEELKTKWMQEDHQWT, from the coding sequence ATGGAGGAACAACTGATTTCTAAAAAAGAATTACTTGAAGAAACATCAATCTCATACGGACAGCTGTACCGCTGGAAGCGGAAAAATTTAATTCCTGAGGAATGGTTTATCCGAAAATCAACGTTTACAGGCCAGGAAACATTTTTTCCGAGAGCGGAAATATTAAAACGTATCTCAAAAATACAGAAAATGAAAGAAAATCTGTCTTTGGATGAAATGAGGGAAATGCTGTCTCCGCAAATGGCTGATGTCAACATAACGTTTGCGGAGCTGCTTCAAAAAGGGCTGATTTCAAAGGCCGCGCTGCAAGTTTACGGAGAAGGCGGCGTGACATTTACAGCTCGCGCGCTGCTGTCTTTATATGTGCTTGAAGGGCTTTTGCAGTCAGGCAATATCAATCTTGACGAAGGGAAAATGGCGGCGGAGGTGCTGAAAGTGTATGAGGATTCCGAGCTGAAAGCAAATACGGAGCTCGTCATGCTCCGAAAACTCGGCGTAACGACGTGCTTCATCTCAGACGCTGAACATATTCTGTTTGAACCATCTGTCAAAGTGGTTGAACGGGTGGCGCTTGCTGCGGCATCAGAAGAATTAAAAACGAAATGGATGCAGGAGGACCATCAATGGACGTAA
- a CDS encoding helix-turn-helix transcriptional regulator: protein MKNKVKELRARYGYSQETLGKEAGATRQTIAAIEKGDYVPSLLLALNICRAFSLTMEEVFWLEEEKK from the coding sequence ATGAAAAATAAAGTAAAAGAGCTGAGAGCCAGATACGGCTATTCTCAGGAAACGCTCGGAAAAGAAGCCGGAGCCACCAGACAGACGATTGCAGCGATTGAAAAAGGAGATTATGTGCCTTCACTCTTATTGGCGCTTAACATCTGCCGGGCTTTCTCCCTGACGATGGAGGAAGTATTCTGGCTGGAGGAGGAGAAAAAATGA